In Limnobaculum parvum, one DNA window encodes the following:
- a CDS encoding DUF454 family protein — protein MYRWFLLCLGWIAMGLACLGAILPILPTTPFLLLAAWCFARSSPRFHDWLLYRSWFGPYLRHWQTYRGLPPGAKSKAILLIVMTFVVSLWLVSSLWVRVLLLVTLLVLLIFMLRLPVIDPLQQKSD, from the coding sequence ATGTATCGTTGGTTTCTTCTCTGCCTTGGTTGGATAGCAATGGGATTAGCCTGTCTTGGGGCGATATTACCGATATTGCCAACGACCCCTTTTTTGCTGTTGGCTGCTTGGTGTTTTGCTCGTTCGTCACCACGTTTTCATGATTGGTTATTGTATCGTTCATGGTTTGGTCCCTATCTACGCCACTGGCAGACATATCGCGGACTACCTCCAGGGGCGAAGAGTAAAGCGATTCTGTTGATCGTCATGACTTTTGTCGTGTCACTGTGGCTGGTGTCGTCACTGTGGGTCAGAGTGTTATTGCTGGTGACTTTGTTGGTGTTGCTGATATTTATGCTGAGGCTACCGGTTATTGATCCACTACAGCAAAAAAGTGATTAA
- the priC gene encoding primosomal replication protein PriC yields MNTGALLQALQHQVQQLAQAIADAPASGAMPPRFDHQLFSQRDSRLSHYLIEVEKNLQQLKQEVDKNRLEQVAFLAERIVAQITALQRELATLNLRKMNTSAVKTNSDIYQTLAQHQDYERRLQEMLRDKESQLVQQTTLIAQQQIQKELAVLEGRLMRCRQALKRIEKQIERRESGL; encoded by the coding sequence ATGAACACCGGCGCTTTATTACAGGCTTTACAGCATCAGGTACAGCAACTGGCGCAAGCCATTGCCGATGCCCCGGCCTCCGGTGCGATGCCTCCCCGTTTCGATCATCAACTGTTTAGCCAGCGCGACTCGCGCCTGAGCCACTATCTGATTGAAGTAGAAAAAAATCTGCAACAGCTAAAGCAAGAAGTGGATAAAAACCGCCTAGAACAGGTTGCTTTTCTGGCGGAACGTATCGTGGCGCAAATCACGGCGTTACAACGTGAGCTGGCTACCCTTAATTTACGTAAAATGAATACGAGCGCAGTAAAAACCAACAGTGATATTTACCAAACATTGGCCCAGCATCAAGACTATGAGCGACGCCTGCAAGAAATGCTGAGGGATAAAGAAAGTCAGCTTGTTCAGCAAACGACCCTGATAGCTCAGCAGCAGATTCAAAAAGAGCTGGCCGTGCTGGAAGGTCGTTTGATGCGCTGTCGGCAAGCCCTTAAACGGATTGAAAAGCAGATTGAGCGCCGGGAGTCAGGTTTGTAA
- a CDS encoding vWA domain-containing protein, protein MNIKYLFSALALLSGSTFATLTDLVSSPYPTPYVIAKSELSSPIILEGSQEHNYLKVSLTGGKQDTNKRTPINLALVIDRSTSMAGDRIEKAREAAILAINMLKDDDIISIIAYDDDAHVVIPATKANNKQKLINTINEKITPQGWTALFAGVSKGIKEVNKFHKKEQVNRIILLSDGQANVGPSSTKELADLGIVAAKQGIAVTTIGLGASYNEDLMTALASYSDGNHAFVEKSADLEAAFVREFKDVMSVVAQEVTITIHLQDGAKPVRLLGRDGDIKGNDVTVKMNQLYSNQEKYVLLEVIPPKGKENEKKPLADVTISYDNLQTNKKDNQENRIDIAYSKSEQAVKQAIQEEIVVDSAIQKANLDNEKAIKLLDEGKKEEANKIIQQNAITLDALSGSVSSPTAKGKASVSAIENKKLSDDLDTKSEAVSRKNMKESTYQTQKQQSKN, encoded by the coding sequence ATGAATATAAAATATCTGTTTTCTGCCCTAGCCCTTTTATCCGGTTCGACTTTCGCGACATTGACCGACCTTGTTTCGTCACCTTACCCGACACCTTATGTAATAGCCAAGAGTGAACTTTCATCCCCGATTATTCTGGAAGGTTCACAAGAACATAACTACCTGAAAGTTTCTCTGACGGGTGGCAAACAAGACACCAATAAACGCACGCCAATCAATCTGGCATTGGTTATTGACCGATCGACCTCTATGGCTGGCGATCGTATTGAAAAAGCGCGTGAAGCGGCGATACTGGCAATCAATATGCTAAAAGATGATGACATCATCTCTATTATCGCTTACGACGACGACGCCCATGTAGTTATCCCTGCGACCAAAGCCAATAACAAACAAAAGCTGATTAATACCATTAATGAAAAAATCACCCCTCAGGGATGGACAGCGCTATTTGCTGGCGTGAGCAAAGGCATCAAAGAAGTTAATAAATTCCATAAGAAAGAGCAGGTAAACCGCATTATTCTGCTGTCCGACGGTCAGGCTAACGTAGGGCCAAGCAGCACCAAAGAGCTGGCTGACTTAGGTATTGTCGCCGCTAAACAAGGTATTGCCGTAACGACTATTGGTTTAGGTGCCAGCTATAATGAAGACTTGATGACCGCTCTAGCTAGCTACAGCGATGGTAACCATGCCTTTGTTGAGAAATCAGCCGATCTGGAGGCTGCGTTTGTACGTGAATTTAAAGATGTGATGTCAGTAGTAGCTCAAGAAGTCACCATCACCATCCACCTGCAAGACGGCGCTAAACCGGTCCGTCTACTGGGGCGTGACGGCGATATTAAAGGTAATGATGTTACGGTAAAAATGAATCAACTGTACTCCAATCAGGAAAAATATGTGCTGTTGGAGGTTATCCCGCCTAAAGGCAAAGAGAATGAGAAAAAACCATTAGCCGATGTGACCATCAGTTACGACAACTTACAAACCAACAAAAAAGATAATCAAGAAAACCGCATTGATATTGCTTACAGCAAGTCAGAACAGGCGGTAAAACAGGCGATACAGGAAGAGATCGTGGTTGACTCAGCGATTCAAAAAGCCAACCTTGATAATGAAAAAGCCATTAAGTTACTGGATGAAGGCAAAAAAGAAGAAGCTAACAAGATTATTCAACAAAACGCCATCACTTTAGATGCCTTATCCGGTTCGGTCAGCAGCCCAACTGCCAAAGGTAAAGCCAGCGTTAGCGCCATTGAAAATAAAAAATTATCCGACGATCTTGATACTAAATCTGAAGCGGTTTCCCGTAAAAATATGAAAGAGAGCACCTATCAGACACAAAAACAACAATCTAAAAACTAA
- a CDS encoding sensor histidine kinase, translated as MKSKKFLYLFMVVTVLIVGLIGYFGYRTLSQESTLNEYQTQQLAKTRVAQTQDFILQQLRQKQIRLNTILTYLKLDPLSLNTLIAQDSDIEALFVLEHNKLVFPNAYKPLNQKESLFIQLIAPIIQDPTILIAKQHQSDDKRPDSGWYVMQEQQQPVLIYWHNINDRTIGFKLSYVKLLSDIVSSIDFNYEPDSLVISDNGQVLYQSLTGAYDKAKQPTYNQALPFPLHAWKIDYYASSSSNYSLYYFTLGLLAIVILAVGVIALSLYREFNRATRLASQQVSFVSQVSHELKTPLTNITLYAEMLKEMEQEEDSQNIHYLEVIISESRRLSRLIQNVLTFTKLPQINLQPLDISQLLSQIQTIFTPVFEVKGIHLSMSVEEHLSTHSDIDRITQVISNLLSNAEKYAAEGKKVQLSASQDDENIYIRVRDYGKGLSDKELKHIFQPFYRVKSEITEGVTGTGIGLTIARQLAQSLSGTLTAENCNSGLAFTLCIPRT; from the coding sequence ATGAAATCTAAAAAGTTTCTTTATCTGTTTATGGTCGTCACCGTCCTGATTGTCGGACTGATTGGCTATTTTGGATACCGTACTCTATCGCAGGAAAGTACCTTAAATGAGTACCAAACCCAGCAATTGGCAAAAACCCGGGTAGCTCAAACTCAGGATTTCATTTTGCAGCAGTTGAGACAGAAACAGATCCGTCTGAACACCATTCTGACTTACCTGAAACTGGACCCTTTGTCTCTCAATACGCTAATTGCCCAAGATAGCGATATCGAAGCCCTGTTTGTACTGGAACATAACAAACTGGTGTTTCCAAATGCCTATAAGCCGCTGAATCAAAAAGAGTCACTGTTTATCCAACTGATCGCGCCCATCATTCAGGATCCGACCATTCTTATCGCGAAACAACATCAGTCGGATGATAAACGCCCCGATTCTGGCTGGTATGTGATGCAAGAGCAGCAGCAACCGGTACTGATTTACTGGCATAACATCAATGACCGAACGATTGGATTTAAGTTGTCCTATGTGAAGTTACTGTCAGATATCGTTTCCAGCATCGATTTCAATTATGAGCCGGATAGCCTCGTGATCTCAGATAACGGGCAGGTGTTGTATCAATCTCTAACCGGTGCTTATGATAAAGCCAAGCAACCGACCTACAATCAGGCGCTGCCCTTCCCGCTTCACGCATGGAAGATTGACTATTACGCCAGTAGTAGCAGTAATTACTCGCTCTATTATTTCACCCTTGGTCTGTTAGCCATTGTGATTCTGGCGGTGGGGGTTATTGCATTATCACTGTATCGTGAATTTAACCGGGCTACTCGTCTGGCCAGCCAACAGGTCAGTTTTGTTAGTCAAGTTTCCCACGAACTGAAAACGCCGCTCACCAATATCACGCTGTATGCAGAAATGCTTAAAGAGATGGAACAGGAAGAAGACAGCCAGAATATCCACTATCTGGAGGTGATTATCAGTGAAAGCCGTCGCCTTTCGCGCCTGATTCAAAATGTGCTGACGTTTACCAAACTACCCCAAATTAACTTACAACCGCTGGATATCAGCCAGTTACTGTCGCAGATTCAGACTATTTTCACACCGGTATTTGAGGTGAAAGGAATCCATTTGTCTATGTCCGTTGAGGAGCATCTCAGTACCCACAGCGATATCGACCGGATAACTCAAGTCATCAGCAATTTGCTTAGTAATGCGGAAAAGTATGCGGCTGAGGGCAAGAAAGTCCAACTCAGCGCCAGCCAGGACGATGAAAACATTTATATCCGCGTTCGAGATTATGGCAAAGGTCTGTCTGATAAAGAGTTGAAACATATCTTCCAGCCGTTCTATCGAGTGAAATCAGAAATTACCGAAGGCGTTACCGGTACCGGCATTGGCTTAACGATTGCGCGTCAGTTGGCTCAAAGCCTATCCGGTACCCTAACGGCAGAAAATTGCAATAGCGGGCTGGCATTTACCTTATGCATTCCGCGCACCTGA
- a CDS encoding response regulator transcription factor has product MKILIAEDDVHIRNGLNDMLSREGYSIITAENGKVALAKYQQEQPDFIILDIMMPELDGYSVCKEIRKNDEHTPVVFLSAKGEEIDKVLGLELGADDYINKPFGIHEVRARIKTIARRCLKAKQNSPDQIFQFGDLLVSPAELCAKRGQQVIELSLREIKILMCLWQHRNQVVSRDMLFDCAWGYDYVPNSRTLDQHISKLRKLLELDPVTPMLIKTIHGAGYRYQE; this is encoded by the coding sequence ATGAAAATTTTAATTGCTGAAGATGATGTACATATTCGCAATGGGCTGAACGATATGCTCTCCCGCGAAGGCTACAGCATTATTACCGCTGAAAACGGTAAAGTCGCATTAGCGAAATATCAACAAGAGCAACCCGACTTCATTATTCTGGATATTATGATGCCAGAACTGGATGGCTACTCGGTGTGCAAAGAAATCAGAAAGAACGATGAGCATACGCCGGTCGTTTTTCTTTCCGCTAAGGGAGAGGAGATCGATAAAGTATTGGGCCTTGAATTGGGTGCTGATGACTATATCAATAAGCCCTTTGGTATTCATGAAGTACGCGCCCGAATTAAAACCATTGCCCGTCGCTGTCTGAAGGCTAAACAAAACTCACCGGATCAAATTTTTCAATTCGGCGATCTGCTGGTATCTCCGGCAGAGCTCTGTGCCAAACGCGGGCAACAGGTCATTGAGTTATCGTTGCGCGAAATTAAAATTCTGATGTGCCTGTGGCAGCACAGAAATCAAGTTGTCTCTCGCGATATGCTGTTTGACTGTGCGTGGGGATATGACTATGTTCCTAACAGCCGCACGCTGGATCAGCATATATCTAAACTGCGTAAGCTTCTTGAACTCGACCCGGTAACTCCGATGCTGATTAAAACCATACATGGTGCCGGTTATCGTTATCAGGAATAA
- the rsmS gene encoding pleiotropic regulatory protein RsmS, producing the protein MSLEQAPEEIKLAVDLIYLLESHQIDAKTVLAALKIVEQDFLHKAEQEQKQG; encoded by the coding sequence ATGTCACTGGAACAAGCTCCTGAAGAGATCAAACTGGCTGTTGATCTGATTTATCTGCTGGAAAGCCATCAAATCGATGCCAAAACCGTACTCGCCGCACTGAAAATTGTCGAACAGGATTTTTTGCATAAGGCAGAACAAGAGCAGAAACAGGGTTGA
- a CDS encoding DsrE/DsrF/TusD sulfur relay family protein, whose protein sequence is MQRILVIANGAPYGSELLFNALRLSIAIREQSPAGELKLFLMSDAVSAGIRGHKPHEGYNLQQMLEILTAQNVEVKLCKTCSDSRGISQLPLIDGVEIGTLVELAQWTLNADKVLTF, encoded by the coding sequence ATGCAACGTATACTGGTTATCGCTAACGGCGCGCCTTATGGCAGCGAGCTACTATTTAACGCTTTACGCCTGTCTATCGCGATTCGCGAACAGTCACCGGCTGGTGAATTGAAACTATTTCTGATGTCAGACGCGGTTAGCGCCGGGATTCGTGGGCACAAACCTCATGAAGGCTATAATCTTCAGCAAATGCTGGAAATCCTGACCGCTCAAAATGTTGAAGTGAAATTATGTAAAACCTGTAGCGATAGTCGTGGTATCAGCCAATTACCGCTGATTGACGGGGTAGAGATTGGTACATTAGTTGAGTTGGCCCAGTGGACGCTGAATGCCGATAAAGTGCTGACATTCTGA
- the acrR gene encoding multidrug efflux transporter transcriptional repressor AcrR has product MGRKTKQQSLETRQYILDAAMQEFARRGVSSTSLNDIALAAGVTRGAIYWHFKNKVDIFNAMWTQVESSIDDVALRYRNEFPSEPLLALRHTLIFVLQTTVTDPRRRTLLGILFHKCEFVGELLSLQQIHQSLYLENYERIEKDLRLCVQYKQLDEQLDISLAAITLRAYICGLIENWLFMPESYSLEQEAPRLVDAFIDLMKQSPSLRKVCF; this is encoded by the coding sequence ATGGGCCGCAAAACTAAGCAACAATCCTTGGAAACCCGTCAGTATATTCTTGATGCCGCCATGCAGGAATTTGCCCGGCGGGGAGTATCCAGTACATCGCTGAATGATATAGCCCTAGCGGCAGGAGTGACGCGAGGTGCTATTTACTGGCATTTCAAAAATAAGGTCGATATTTTCAATGCAATGTGGACTCAAGTAGAGTCTAGCATTGATGACGTAGCGCTGCGATACAGAAATGAATTTCCCTCAGAACCGCTTTTAGCGTTACGCCATACGCTTATTTTTGTTCTCCAGACAACAGTGACCGACCCTCGTCGAAGAACTTTACTGGGTATATTATTTCATAAGTGTGAGTTTGTCGGAGAATTGCTTTCATTACAACAAATTCATCAATCTTTATATCTTGAAAATTATGAAAGAATTGAGAAAGATCTGCGATTGTGTGTTCAGTACAAGCAATTGGATGAACAACTGGATATCAGCCTTGCGGCCATTACTTTACGGGCATATATTTGTGGTCTGATTGAGAATTGGCTTTTTATGCCGGAATCTTATTCATTAGAACAGGAAGCTCCGCGATTAGTTGATGCTTTTATTGATTTGATGAAGCAGAGTCCTTCGTTAAGAAAAGTATGTTTTTAG
- a CDS encoding efflux RND transporter periplasmic adaptor subunit codes for MSRNRGVMPLAAVLMLSSGLVLVGCDNKSDAGAQHAAPEVEFVKVKTQPINITTELPGRTSAFRIAEVRPQVSGIILKRQFTEGSMIKESDSLYQIDSATYQATYNSAVADLAKAEANATLMNLTVKRYQPLLKNNFVSRQDYDTAVANARQGDASVQAAKAAVQSARINLEYTKVMSPISGLVGKSNVTEGALVNANQATALATVQQLDPIYVDVTQSSNDFLRMKQELADGSLKKENKATVSLIFDNGSVYQEKGTLEFEDVTVDETTGSITMRAVFPNPNHQLLPGMFVRARVDEGVRPNAMLVPQQGITRNQRGEATTLVIDKEEKVESRVITTGQAIGADWLVTKGLESGDRVIVTGLQKIKPGASVTAKEYAEKSKDGASNVPAAKS; via the coding sequence ATGAGTAGAAACAGAGGGGTGATGCCTCTGGCAGCGGTGCTAATGCTTTCAAGCGGTTTAGTACTCGTAGGATGCGATAATAAATCCGACGCGGGCGCCCAACACGCAGCTCCAGAAGTTGAGTTTGTGAAGGTAAAAACACAACCAATCAATATCACTACTGAGCTTCCGGGACGAACATCTGCTTTCCGTATCGCAGAAGTACGCCCTCAGGTAAGCGGGATTATACTTAAGCGCCAGTTTACCGAAGGCAGCATGATTAAAGAGAGTGACTCTCTTTATCAAATCGATTCGGCAACCTATCAGGCGACTTATAACAGCGCCGTTGCCGATCTGGCTAAAGCAGAAGCTAACGCTACCCTGATGAATCTAACCGTAAAACGTTATCAGCCCCTGCTGAAAAATAACTTTGTTAGCCGTCAGGACTACGATACGGCAGTGGCTAATGCTCGTCAGGGCGATGCCAGCGTTCAGGCAGCGAAAGCGGCTGTGCAATCCGCTCGCATCAATCTTGAATACACCAAAGTTATGTCTCCTATCAGCGGACTGGTTGGTAAATCCAACGTCACCGAAGGTGCATTGGTGAATGCCAATCAGGCAACTGCTCTGGCAACCGTACAGCAACTTGACCCTATCTATGTCGATGTGACTCAATCCAGTAATGATTTCTTACGTATGAAACAGGAACTGGCTGACGGCTCACTGAAGAAGGAAAACAAAGCCACAGTAAGTCTGATTTTTGATAACGGTAGCGTCTATCAGGAAAAAGGAACTCTGGAATTTGAAGACGTCACCGTTGATGAAACGACAGGCTCTATTACTATGCGTGCCGTTTTCCCGAATCCAAACCATCAGCTCCTTCCTGGTATGTTCGTTCGTGCTCGTGTTGATGAAGGGGTAAGACCTAACGCGATGCTGGTTCCTCAACAGGGAATCACCCGTAACCAGCGTGGTGAAGCAACAACACTGGTTATCGACAAAGAAGAAAAAGTTGAATCACGCGTTATCACTACCGGTCAGGCTATTGGTGCTGATTGGCTGGTAACCAAAGGTCTTGAATCTGGCGATCGCGTGATTGTAACGGGACTACAGAAGATCAAACCGGGCGCATCTGTCACTGCTAAAGAGTATGCAGAAAAATCGAAAGATGGCGCATCAAACGTACCAGCAGCGAAATCATAA
- a CDS encoding efflux RND transporter permease subunit, giving the protein MAKFFIDRPIFAWVIAIIIMLAGALAIIQLPISQYPTIAPPAISVSASYPGADAQTVQDSVTQIIEQNMNGIDKLMYMSSTSDSAGNATVTLTFDSKADPDIAQVQVQNKLQLAMPLLPQEVQQMGISVEKASSSFLMVAGFISDDGSLSQEDIADYVGSNIKDPISRTSGVGDVQLFGSQYAMRIWLDPNKLNNFSLTPIDVNNAIKVQNNQIAAGQLGGTPPVKGQQLNSSIIVQTRLKTPEEFGQILLKINSDGSQVRLKDVATIALGGESYNIIAHYNGKPASGLGIKLATGANALDTSAAVKSELAALEKFSPPSLKIVYPYDTTPFIKISIKEVLKTLVEAILLVFIVMYLFLQNLRATLIPTMAVPVVLLGTFAVLSAFGYSINTLTMFAMVLAIGLLVDDAIVVVENVERIMVEEGLPPKEATKKSMVQIQGALVGIALVLSAVFVPMAFFGGSTGAIYRQFSITIVSAMVLSVLVAMILTPALCATLLKPVAKGSHGATKGFFGWFNNLFERNTHHYTNSVANILGSTGRYILIYLVLVAGMILLFIRLPSSFLPEEDQGVFLSAVQLPQGATQERTLNVLSEVTDYFLTKENHNVASVFTVSGFGFSGQGQNTGLAFVSLKDWSERSGRENKVPAIVGRATQSFSKIKDGMVFAFNLPAIVELGTASGFDFQLIDQAGLGHEKLTEARNQLFGLVAKHPDMLVRVRPNGLEDTPQFKLAIDQEKAQALGVSISDINQTLSTALGGSYVNDFIDRGRVKKVYVQADAPFRMIPKDIDNWFIRGANGQMVPLSAFSSAHWQFGSPRLERYNGLPSMEILGEAAPGKSSGDAMKLMEDLASQLPVGIGYDWTGMSYQERLSGNQAPSLYAISLIVVFLCLAALYESWSIPFSVMLVVPLGVIGALLATTVRGMENDVYFIVGLLTTVGLSAKNAILIVEFAKDLMDKEGKGLIEATLDSVRMRLRPILMTSLAFMLGVLPLALSTGAGSGSQNAVGTGVLGGMISATILAIFFVPVFFVVVRRRFSKRGEDIEHTHAIEHKS; this is encoded by the coding sequence ATGGCTAAATTTTTTATTGATCGCCCGATATTTGCTTGGGTAATCGCCATAATTATTATGTTGGCGGGTGCTCTGGCGATAATCCAATTACCGATATCGCAATACCCGACCATTGCTCCTCCGGCAATATCTGTTTCTGCGTCTTATCCGGGTGCAGATGCACAAACAGTACAAGACTCTGTCACACAGATTATCGAACAGAATATGAACGGTATCGATAAACTGATGTACATGTCATCCACCAGTGATTCAGCGGGTAATGCTACAGTAACCCTAACGTTTGACTCTAAAGCCGATCCAGACATCGCTCAGGTTCAGGTGCAAAACAAACTGCAACTGGCTATGCCTTTGTTACCCCAAGAAGTACAACAGATGGGGATCAGCGTTGAGAAAGCCAGCAGTAGCTTCCTGATGGTTGCCGGTTTCATCTCTGACGATGGCAGCCTGAGTCAGGAAGACATCGCTGACTATGTAGGCTCTAATATTAAAGATCCTATCAGTCGGACGAGCGGCGTCGGTGACGTACAATTGTTCGGTTCACAGTACGCGATGCGTATTTGGTTAGATCCTAACAAGTTGAATAACTTCTCATTAACGCCAATTGACGTTAATAACGCCATTAAAGTTCAGAATAACCAGATCGCTGCCGGTCAGTTAGGTGGTACACCACCCGTGAAAGGCCAGCAGTTAAACTCATCCATCATTGTACAGACTCGTTTAAAAACACCGGAAGAGTTTGGTCAGATCCTGCTGAAAATCAACTCCGATGGTTCACAGGTTCGTCTGAAAGATGTTGCAACCATCGCTCTGGGTGGTGAAAGCTATAACATAATCGCACACTACAATGGTAAACCTGCTTCTGGTCTAGGTATTAAACTGGCTACTGGTGCTAACGCACTGGATACATCCGCAGCGGTTAAAAGCGAATTAGCCGCATTGGAAAAATTTTCTCCACCAAGCCTGAAAATCGTTTATCCATACGACACCACACCATTTATTAAAATATCCATTAAAGAAGTATTAAAAACACTGGTAGAAGCGATTCTGTTGGTCTTTATCGTTATGTACCTGTTCCTGCAAAACCTGCGCGCAACGCTCATTCCTACGATGGCAGTGCCGGTAGTTTTATTAGGAACGTTTGCGGTTTTATCTGCTTTTGGTTATTCGATAAACACCTTGACGATGTTCGCTATGGTGCTCGCCATCGGCCTGTTGGTTGATGACGCCATCGTAGTGGTAGAAAACGTAGAACGGATCATGGTGGAAGAAGGCCTACCACCAAAAGAAGCCACAAAGAAATCGATGGTGCAGATTCAGGGCGCGTTAGTGGGTATCGCTCTGGTACTGTCAGCCGTATTTGTGCCGATGGCTTTCTTCGGTGGCTCTACCGGTGCAATTTACCGTCAATTCTCAATTACTATCGTTTCTGCAATGGTGTTATCGGTTCTGGTTGCGATGATTCTAACGCCAGCGCTGTGTGCCACTCTCCTGAAACCTGTGGCAAAAGGTAGTCATGGCGCAACAAAAGGGTTCTTTGGCTGGTTTAACAATCTGTTTGAGCGAAACACCCATCACTATACCAATAGTGTTGCCAACATTCTGGGTAGTACCGGTCGCTATATTCTGATCTATCTAGTTCTGGTTGCGGGCATGATATTGCTGTTTATCCGCCTTCCCTCTTCCTTCCTGCCAGAAGAAGATCAGGGGGTATTCCTGTCGGCAGTTCAATTGCCTCAGGGTGCCACTCAGGAAAGAACGCTAAACGTTCTAAGTGAAGTCACCGATTACTTCCTGACTAAAGAGAACCACAATGTTGCTTCGGTGTTTACCGTGTCTGGTTTCGGTTTTAGCGGACAGGGCCAGAATACCGGTTTAGCCTTTGTTAGTTTAAAGGACTGGAGCGAACGTTCAGGGCGAGAGAATAAAGTACCGGCCATTGTTGGTCGTGCAACCCAGTCATTCTCTAAAATTAAAGACGGTATGGTGTTTGCTTTTAACCTTCCGGCCATTGTTGAATTAGGTACCGCTTCTGGTTTTGACTTCCAGCTCATCGATCAAGCTGGTTTAGGCCATGAAAAACTCACTGAAGCACGTAATCAACTATTCGGTTTGGTGGCTAAACACCCTGATATGTTAGTTCGGGTTCGCCCAAATGGTCTTGAAGATACGCCTCAGTTCAAACTGGCTATCGATCAAGAAAAAGCGCAGGCTCTAGGCGTCTCCATTAGCGATATTAACCAGACGTTATCAACCGCGTTGGGTGGATCTTACGTTAACGACTTTATCGACCGTGGTCGTGTGAAGAAGGTTTACGTTCAGGCTGATGCGCCATTCCGGATGATACCAAAAGATATCGATAACTGGTTCATCCGTGGTGCAAACGGTCAGATGGTCCCCCTTTCTGCCTTCTCCAGCGCACATTGGCAGTTCGGCTCACCGCGTCTAGAACGTTACAACGGTCTACCTTCTATGGAGATCTTAGGTGAAGCCGCACCAGGCAAGAGTAGTGGTGATGCGATGAAACTGATGGAAGACTTAGCGTCTCAGTTACCCGTTGGTATTGGTTATGACTGGACCGGAATGTCTTATCAGGAACGTTTATCCGGTAATCAGGCGCCATCGCTATATGCCATTTCACTGATTGTGGTATTCCTGTGTCTGGCGGCACTGTATGAAAGCTGGTCAATTCCGTTCTCGGTTATGCTGGTGGTTCCGCTTGGGGTTATCGGTGCATTGCTGGCAACCACGGTACGCGGCATGGAGAACGACGTTTACTTTATTGTAGGCTTGTTAACCACCGTCGGACTCTCAGCGAAGAACGCCATCTTGATTGTAGAGTTCGCCAAAGATCTGATGGACAAAGAAGGTAAAGGGCTGATTGAAGCAACGCTGGATTCGGTACGTATGCGTTTACGTCCGATTCTGATGACTTCTCTGGCCTTTATGCTTGGGGTACTGCCGCTAGCTCTCAGTACCGGGGCTGGTTCCGGCTCTCAGAACGCGGTAGGTACCGGGGTTCTAGGCGGTATGATCAGTGCGACCATACTGGCAATCTTCTTCGTACCGGTGTTCTTTGTAGTGGTGCGTCGCCGCTTTAGTAAACGCGGTGAAGATATCGAGCATACACATGCGATTGAGCATAAATCCTAA